AATACCAGTGGACACACAAAATTTACACCTGTTTCAAATGAGGCCTTGGTACAACCATTTCGTTAAACTTCAAACAGTTATTTAAAAGTACAACCGGAGGCCAGCCATTTCGTTCTTTAGTAACTAGTGGTGCAAGCTCACACAGGGAGATAGTCCTTCAAAACTGGATTCATGATTGTAAGGGGATTTTCAAGTagttatattaaggaacaaagcgAAGATAAGAGAAAATTGCTTTCAACATATTTTTTGTCCAAGTGGGATATATCACATACTATTCTTCCATTTTCTTCCAAAAGGGCCTTTTTTATTCTATTTCACTATTTCATTCCATCTAGATCTAAGAAAGAACCCAATGTGCAGTTCTAACATTCATCTACCTTGGTTGCGATGATAAAGAAAGAACCCAATGTGCAGTTCTAACATTCATCTACCTTGGTTGTGATGATAATAAGTAACAATGCGCAAAATATAATTCACGTCGCTGCATCAACAGAAAGAGGGCGGCGTTACCCTTGCAACTGGCATCTAATAGCCACCGCCATAGGACAACAAATGGATGATTCGGAGGCGCACTGCACCCGTCTTCAAAATGCTCATACAAAAGCGCAACTGTGTAAATATCAATCCCGGAACGCAATAGTATTTCAATGCAATGGCAGAGTTCAACAGTGCACATACAAACGTAACAAAAAAAATGTTGCAAACAGCATTCCATATTTTTATGTGCCATTCAGCTCTCTCGTTAACCAGGCAAGAAAACCCACAATTCTTTTCACAGCCCAAGACACCATTTTTTTTTTCACAATGTCACCTTGAAAAGTGCAACATGGATACCTGCTAGCTGATATTGGCACACACATTGCATGAACATCCAATACAATCTACCAAACATTTGCACAAAGGGGGGCTACAAGTATAACGTAACTGGACCATGCCAGGACCCACAATCATTATAGCATTCTAACAAACAAAAGCCTGTTTATTTCTCTAACCAGGAATGCAGATTGGTGGACCAAGACGGGTGTTTAACTTCAACTAGTCCATGGCGCTCAAGCCATTACAAGATGAAAAACAGTTCAACTATTTAACAGGTCAATGGTGATTGCATCTATCCTGACAGTTCCAATACTGATATTCATAGCTCAGGCTGCTTTCACCTGTGATGGACAACCCAGGGTTAGTGCtacccatgtactccctccgttccttttaaCTCCGCGTATAAGATTTGTGtctagtcaaactttacaaactttgatcaaatttgtataagaaaatatcaacatctacaatatcaaatatacATAATAAGAAACTACATTCCATAATGAATCTAAAGATATTCCTTTGGCATTgtaaatgttgatacttttttctgtaagtttggtcaaactagagatactttgacttcagacaaaagttatatgcagactaaaaagaagaggagggagtagtatatatttTAAATGCCAATAATAAAGCACAAGACAAGCTTTTCTGGGGCATTTTTGTCCTAATAATTAAGTTGTTTTAGGTCTCAGGGGTAAATGGAGCTTAGCAATAGCTTAAGGTCTAATATTTTAGCCCAAGCAATATTAGCTTCTAAACAAAATGCTTAGAAGTTAAATCACTCGCATTATATGCCTGATGGGAATAAGTAGCAATATCGACATCCAAGGATTTCGAGGCTGTCAAATGCTACGGCCATCAGTTATCAAATGTCCAAAGGTTGGTCATTATTTCTATTTGTGAGGCCATTCTGATTAACATGTGGAAAAACATTGATAACCGCATCATCAATAAAATTTAAGATAGGTCAAAACATGAGTAATAGCACAATGTGTAGTACTCCCTACGTTTCTTTTTACTTCACATATTAGATTTTTGTCTTTCAGTCAAACTCTATAAAGTTTGACAAAATTTACAAttagcaacatctacaataccaaataaatacaatatgaaaatatattccataATGGATCTAATGATATTTATatggtattgtgaatgttgatttttttttctaTTGACTTGATCAAACTTCAGAAAGTTAAGTAcgaagaaatggagggagtataataagATCGAACGCAAGAAACTGACATATATATAGATGCAAAACAGGTATCATACGAAGAAACACTAGCTTATAGAAATTTAAAACAAGTACATCGTATAGATAGTCCAAGGAGTTTCTTTACTAAATCACAGTTCACATTTGCATCTTAAAGCTGCCAGGCTGAGTCAAAACACATTATGAAGCTTAAACCAAAATAAAGAAATTAGAGAGAAAGACAACACACCACACACAGTTGTACTACAATAGCGAAATATTTTCCTTGCCAAGATCAGAATCATAGGAAAGCCCACCCACACAGACTATTTGATGAGCCTGAAATGATAATACGGTAAAGATATATAAAACAAATACTGATAATGATAAAAGGTAGGAGTTTACTTGAGTTGAGTAACATTGCATTTTGTCAGTGAAGACCAAACATCAGCATTTATGTAAAGTAGACTATAAAGATTAGACAATCGTTTTAATACAGGAGAATGTCCACTTGCCTTGGTAGTAGAAAGTCTCAAGATCATCACATAAGTGAAAAAAAGAGCAAGAACTAGACTTAGGTGAACATGATTCAACTGATAACAGTGTACTAGTGGCAAGGAAATAACAGTCACCATAGCTATTATATATGAACTCACGAACTGTAACAACAAAAGGTCCTCTCCAATCTCCAGCAACATATGCATCACACCCAATGCATCAGTACAAAAAGGATACCAAGGTCCTGGAGACTCTATATGGGCACAGCATCTATTCAAATATTCACATTTCTTTATACCAAAAGCAGACAATACGCAACAAAACCAGCATATCCGACAGTAACATGCAAAGCAGAACTACGGCATAGAGCTATCATAGCCTTCAGACAGCCTAGTGTCTTGGACCCATGCTACAAGAACGGGATAGACGCACTGGTGCTGGCGCTCCTTCTCCTGCAGACCCTGCATTGTATAGCTTCCTGCACCCTGGGCAACGTGCATCTGCCTCGAGGATCCTCTTGTGGCAGAAGAGACACAGATGGAACCCGCAAGGGCAGGGGAGGAAGCTCGAGTCTGTTGGGTCAAGATCCTCGTAGCATATCGGGCAAGATAATGGCATAGAGAGGATACTCTGATGTGCTGCACTCATACCCATCCCCCAGCAGTTGCCAATCCTCGCTGGGAAGCTCGACTGCTTGGAGATACTGGGTAAGCTCTGTGGACGGAACGTATCATCTGGTGTCCAAGCTCTTGCATTGCTTCGAATAGGCTCTGTTCTTTTTGATGTATTTGCCAGAGGTGCCGACTCACTTGTAGCTGCTGGGGGCATCGTGGTACCTAAACTCTGGTGGCAATGACTGTTATCATCGACTGAAAGTGCATCAGCAACAGCTTCCCAATCATCCAGCACCCCGTTTTCCTCCTCAGGGCCACTGCCCGTGTCATCATCCTCAGCATCACTCACACTCCTGGAACTGGACCATAGACTGCTCACACTGCTGAGGCTGGGGCCACCTCCATTGCTGGAGCAGCGCTTACTCTGAGCACAGCCTCCACCTCGAGAGTTGTCTGAACAAGGGCTGTGCATAGGGGAGTCAAGGTCGCTGCCGCCTACTTCTTGCCCGGTAGCTCCAGCATCCTCCTTGTCATCCTCCAGAACTCCACCCCTTGACCTTGCATCGGCGCGCCGCCGGGGGAGTGGAGGGTGTGGCGAAGCAAGGATTGGCGACCCAGCATTCGACCCTGCCCCTGATCCTGCGCCCGCTGGCAAAGGCTTGGCCGTGGCCTCCTTCCCATCCTTGACTAGACCAATCCAAAACGCAAACAGATCAGAATTTGAACCCAAAATATCATCTTGAATAAAAGTTATCAATTTGTAGCACCTAGATCACCCCTGTGCCGAAATAATCAGATTCCCCTAAGTATCCCAACTCCCCCACAGGCACCCAAAGACGAGACGCAACTAGGATACACAGTGCAGAGATCCCAACTTCCGGGATTGGCGAGGGGAAAAGACCAAGAATACATAAAAGAATACATGAGCAGGCACGAGATCAGACCTTGCGACAGCCACTGCTCCCGGCGCGCGTCGAGCTTGCACTGCTTCAGCTTGGCCGACGAGCGGTTACCCTGCGGGGCACGAAAAATCGGCAGATCGGATCAGAACGCCGCGCAATCCGCAACCGGACCAGGGGACGCCCCGCCCCCCAAATCGAATCGCAGATCACACCACACACACGGGGCCCTTACTTACCCTCTTCTTCTTGGCGTCGCGCGCAGCGGCCGATGCGGGCGAGGGGGCGCCGTCGTATCCCATCCTCCTCTAGGCGGAGACCCTGCGGCGGCCTGGCTCCTCTgcgggtgcgtgcgtgcgtgcgcgggCGGGGCGAGGGAAAAAACCCTAGAAAGcggcgcggaggagagagagagagggagagagacggtGGGGGGTGGGGGAGACGAGGGAGCGCAGGGCGGCGGGATGGGTGGATGTGCAGGACGGGGATAGATAACACACGGGGCGGGGCGAGGCTAGGGAGGGCGGAGGTTATTGGGAAGAAAGCAAAGGCAAAATCTTTCCGGGGCTTTTGGCGTTTGCGTTTCTTCCCCTTCGCTTTAATTAATCCTGGCCGGACGGGCCACAggtggcgagggagggagggaaacGGGGGGCAGGGCGCCCCCGCGTAATGACCAGACTGCCCTCCGCCCGGCCCTCGGGATGGGATGAGAAGGACGGTTTGGGGGCTGGGGTCGGCGCACGAGCAGGTTGATTCCGTTGAGTGCAACGGGCCTCTTGTAAACGGCACTAATTTTGTCTTTTTTATTAGTTCATTAATTTTTGGCTTTTTTTATGACCATGCAAAGCTTGCGAATTATTTCATTGATAGAAAGGTGTTAAGAGTGAAtactgctggaattttgtctattttggacctagcccaatagcagtttcaaaaattcctaataaatcctagaggcccacgcagcccattcgtgcaaagCAAGacgtggaactaaagtttagtctcatattgctagtttagagggagttggacctctaaGGGAGACTCTTTCTCCACATGCATGAGGATGAGAATAAGagagacatccacgcgcgctcctcctccgccgcccgcctcgcgtGCCACGGggtgcgggaatgagccgagccgatgtctaaatttttgccacgcacgacgggtatatgAAAGGTCACGCGGAAGCTGAAACGTTTTGttgtagtggagattgaatacgaacggcgcacctcttcgcctgatgcctgttcgtttcgtctccctcgttcccttcagctcccggcgcagcctctcgcctccttctcttgcgcctataaaagagaggtcgctcctctcagagagacgcaccagaagaTCCTCTTCCTCCCGCCACAAAGTTCccgagcactgcgctgctgctacgatcttccccatcccggcttgtggCGTGCactgcaggtcgggacagtaggcctccgaaactccacctctttgagtcctgtacgggagaagggtgataaggtttttggggagcgctcggcgcgactactgacttcttcgtcacggacgccccggactccgacgactacttccccgacgacaacttcttccccgacgtcgacaacctcctcgacgacatggctggcgaggacaccgaccccaagtccagcgcctCTGCTGCTACTGTCTCGtacgtgttcttcctctttctattaGAGGCCCTACTACAGTTTCTTGTTTTAatgtttgccctagatatgttagactctattttcatatatgcaacttactatactgtctgctctacatgtgtttaattacagttcatatatgaaaacgatgtttaccttctctttgtcaaatcgcatgacttgttttatcactgctatactagtcgcgctttatctagtatttctgttaataaactcattcggtaaattgctcatatttctaaCAATCCAAAATCCTTATTATAGGCTATTTACACctagtggttttgctgcttccatgagacctcctatgtttgagggtatccactataagaggtggcgtgtgagagcagtcttatgatttcaaaccatgagttgctatgacgtgactcttggcaaacctgaaggggagcatgatgctcaacaagaacaagcttttcagaaaatagatactctgtttaaggctgctctcttgggTGTTCTtagtgagaacatagttgatgcgtatgcgtcaattgacaatggaaaagatatgtgggacgcactcgaggccaagtttggggtctcggatgccggcactgagctgtacatcatggagcaattctatgattacaggatgactgaagagggctccgtggttgagcaagctcatgagatacagtcatttgctagagaacttgagcacttcaattgtatgctaccggacaagtttgttgcgggaggtatcatcactaagcttcctccttcatggaggaactttgctaccttactgaagcataagagacaggagtttttcgttccggatctcattggtactcttgatgtggaagaaaaggcgagagcaaaggacacacgtgctcgaggtattgagggaggatctagtgccaatctaatacagaagcagaacttccagccccacaagttcaagaacaagggcaagtttgatggtaaagcaaagtttgatgggaagaacaaggctgtgcagcacaagaacttcaagaagaagaatgacaaaaagaaaggtgtttgtcatgtgtgtggggatcctggtcatcgggctcctagttgccctaatcgctattgcaagcgtcatcctgggaaaggtggCAAGACCGCTAAtattgtcattggagacactgacatgaaggatgttgggtatggtatatttcccactattctttcagtatgtcatttgttggggaacgcagtaatttcaaaaaaaatcctacgcacacgcaagatctatcatggtgatgtatagcaacgagaggggagagtgtagtccacgtaccctcgtagaccgtaagcggaagcgttatgacaacgcggttgatgtagtcgtacgtcttcacgatccgaccgatcctagtaccgaaactacggcacctccgctatctgcacacgttcagctcgatgacgttgagggagtcctggactaaggggtcatcgggcgtccagcctgttatccatgggccagactgatgggctgtgaagacatgaaggccgaagactgtacccgtgtccggattggactctacttggcgtggaaggcaagcttggcgaccgaagagtccttcttatgtaaccgaccctatgtaaaccctagatccccccggtgtctatataaaccggaggggttagtccggaaaggacacacacattaccatagtcatatgggctagacttctagggtttagccattacgatctcgtggtagatcaactcttgtaatactcatattcatcaagatcgatcaagcaggaagtagggtattacctccatagagagggcccgaacctgggtaaacatcgtgtccctcgtctcctgttaccatcgatcctagacgcacagttcgggaccccctacccgagatccgccggttttgacaccgacattggtgctttcattgagagttccactgtgcggtcgacaaaaggtttgatggccccttcaatcatcgataacgacgctgtccaaggaggaaccttcctccccggacagatttttgtgttcggcggcttcgtactgcgggccaactcgcttggccatctggagcagatcgacagctacgccccggccaccaggtcagatttggaagcttgaactacgtcgcggatatccatggagacttgatcttcaatggattcgagaccgcggcgatcgctccccctcgctccgatgaacatgacttaaatctgtcaccagatcacatccaggagatggttcctgttgctgcaacggccttagatccggagcagatcctACCGTCCGAGGCAACAgagtccgcggtgttggagccgcacacggactcaacaccctgcaatatttgcttcaacggaacctcggactcgtgtccggctataagttccggaccgtgTACGCCTGCTGACACCGAGCTAGATTGGTTATCGaccttcgaattcagcgccgctgacgctttccagcactcacctttgggcgatgtgctgaactctctaaagaatttgtccttggagaaggactcgcagccgaactatgttcggttcgagttagaggccgatgatggggaattttgcttcccacccgccacccacttcataactaccgtcgaggacttaaccgacgagctcgactatggctccgaagacatcgacggtatggacgacgatgccgacaaggagcaaggccaagacccgccattcactggacgttggacggccacctcttcgtacgacgtgtacatggttgatacacctaaaggatctggcgacgacaaagaagagccagatgcgaataaacactccgagacacagtccaaacgccggcgccctaaacgccgctctaagcctcgtcgctcaaaagatggcaacactggcaccggagaaaatagtactccgggcaatgccgaaaacaatgaagaccctattgGAGCCGCATCTGAACACGAGGAGCAAGACAACGAGTAGgctaaccctgataaacaggccacgcCCAATGACCCAgatgacgatagttatcgtccaccctccgaggatgatgagagccttggcaatgaagacttcatcgtgcccgaCGCATCCCTCGAGctggagcgctttaagcgccagctcatagctaatgcaagaagcctaaagaagaagcGGCAGCAGCTCCAAgcagatcaagacctactcatcgaTAGATGGACAGATGTCCTggaagccgaagaatacggccttaagcgcccagccaagagttacccaaaacgcagactgctacctcagttcgatgaggaggcaccagatcccatacctccctcgcacaatgcggaccgaccaccacgtgatCGGGATAGTGCGgtagaccgaccaccccgcggtcgggataaaacggcaactcaggccgaacaacagcccgcacCGCCTCGCAAACACAGGGACAGACCAGCTCAGGACCATAAATACGATCTTCGGCAGGAATTGGACAGTAGAGTAGGACACACCATATCTatatacggatcgcgaggacgcttccctactcgggatgacagctacttattcggacgtgacaaacttaatcacacccgggccgataaccatAGATGGACTTCGtcggaggtgcgccgtgacgcgacccgctatagaggcgccgcacaccctctctggtTCACAAATGAGGGGCTGGacacgaattcccagaggggttcaagcctgtcaatattgaatcatatgacggaacaaccgaccccgcagtgtggattgaagattttattctccacatccacatggcccgaggagatgacctccacgctatcaaatacctcctattaaagctcaaaggaccaactcGACAGTGGCTAAGTAGTCTGCCTGAGAACTCCatcagcagctgggaggacttggaagaagccttcctcgacaacttccaaggtacatatgtccggccacccgatgccgatgacttaagccacatagttcaacaacctggagaatcagccagaaaattctggactaggttcctaaccaaaaagaatcagatcgtcgactgtccggacgccaaagccctagcagccttcaaacacagcatccgtgacgaatggctcgcccgccacctcggccaagaaaagccgaaatccatggcagccctcacagcactcatgacccgcttttgcacgggtgaggacagctggctggcccgaagcaaaaacacagccaacaaggcaggcccctctgaggccaagaacagcatcggcaagctccgacgcaatagacacaaacgccgaagcaatggcgataacaccgacgaCACCACAatgaacgccggattcagcggctccaagtccggccaacgaaag
This region of Triticum aestivum cultivar Chinese Spring chromosome 2D, IWGSC CS RefSeq v2.1, whole genome shotgun sequence genomic DNA includes:
- the LOC123053563 gene encoding uncharacterized protein; the encoded protein is MGYDGAPSPASAAARDAKKKRGNRSSAKLKQCKLDARREQWLSQVKDGKEATAKPLPAGAGSGAGSNAGSPILASPHPPLPRRRADARSRGGVLEDDKEDAGATGQEVGGSDLDSPMHSPCSDNSRGGGCAQSKRCSSNGGGPSLSSVSSLWSSSRSVSDAEDDDTGSGPEEENGVLDDWEAVADALSVDDNSHCHQSLGTTMPPAATSESAPLANTSKRTEPIRSNARAWTPDDTFRPQSLPSISKQSSFPARIGNCWGMGMSAAHQSILSMPLSCPICYEDLDPTDSSFLPCPCGFHLCLFCHKRILEADARCPGCRKLYNAGSAGEGAPAPVRLSRSCSMGPRH